One segment of Paraburkholderia caribensis DNA contains the following:
- a CDS encoding BON domain-containing protein yields MKTIQFLKATGSIACVAFALNATAQTTASAPPATSESVGQHIDDGTVTTKVKAELLGAKNVKSTHIHVKTRKGIVWLSGSVPSAEDKSAAQEVVQNVSGVKGVKNHLKIAAD; encoded by the coding sequence ATGAAAACCATCCAGTTCCTCAAGGCCACAGGCAGCATCGCATGCGTTGCATTCGCACTGAACGCGACGGCGCAAACGACGGCCTCCGCGCCGCCCGCCACTTCCGAAAGCGTCGGCCAGCATATCGACGACGGCACGGTGACCACCAAGGTCAAGGCCGAGCTGCTCGGCGCGAAGAACGTGAAGTCCACGCACATTCACGTCAAGACCCGCAAGGGCATCGTCTGGCTGTCGGGCTCGGTGCCGTCGGCTGAGGACAAGAGCGCGGCGCAGGAAGTCGTGCAAAACGTATCCGGCGTGAAGGGTGTGAAGAACCATCTGAAGATCGCAGCCGATTAA
- a CDS encoding DUF4142 domain-containing protein, translated as MMIRPFSSFVRALAVPAVLALGVATGWPASADTKLSPGDTQFVQDASQAGATEIAASKLALTNSSNPQVKKFAQQMIADHTKLARSLDVIATQKGLSASPGADSALVGKLQGLKGEGFDKAYIDEVAVGGHQKAVELFQKESESGADPQLKGAATRALPTIRHHLAMAQQLANARKASS; from the coding sequence ATGATGATTCGCCCATTCAGCTCATTCGTTCGAGCCCTCGCCGTGCCCGCCGTGCTAGCGCTCGGCGTTGCAACAGGCTGGCCTGCCAGTGCCGACACGAAGCTTTCGCCGGGCGACACGCAGTTTGTTCAGGACGCGTCGCAGGCGGGGGCGACGGAGATCGCGGCGAGCAAGCTCGCGCTGACGAATTCGTCCAATCCGCAGGTGAAGAAGTTCGCGCAGCAAATGATCGCGGATCACACGAAGCTTGCTCGCAGCCTCGATGTGATCGCGACGCAGAAGGGGTTGAGCGCATCGCCCGGCGCGGATTCCGCGCTGGTCGGCAAGCTGCAAGGGCTGAAGGGCGAAGGTTTCGACAAGGCTTATATCGACGAGGTCGCCGTGGGCGGCCATCAGAAAGCGGTCGAACTGTTCCAGAAGGAAAGCGAAAGCGGCGCGGACCCGCAACTGAAGGGAGCGGCGACCCGCGCGCTCCCGACCATTCGTCACCATCTCGCGATGGCACAGCAACTCGCCAATGCGCGCAAGGCTTCGTCATGA
- a CDS encoding DNA topoisomerase IB translates to MKTMTRNAIDAIAKGLSTPMPAGLRHADDTRPGYTRKKLRNAFVYFDLDGKRIDDESQIARINALAIPPAYTDVWICPDPRGHIQATGRDARGRKQYRYHPQWRETRDADKFGRMAAFGHALPKIRARVARDLARDGMPREKVIAAVVHLLDTTLIRIGSVEYARDNQSYGLTTLRKKHVKIRAGEVRFRFAGKSGIEHDVSVDDARVKRIVRKCAELPGHDLFQYIDDDGARHTIGSADINAYLRDISSADFSAKDYRTWAGSVYAMAALRQLVCESAADTRRHVVATVKEVATLLRNTPAVCKRCYIHPEVIAAFEAGELQSLLPQRTKRHMKVDEAAFAALLAQLEKRARLARRSARKGGKTSASVDVESARLATLLTRSSALRKRANARRRADPTA, encoded by the coding sequence ATGAAAACGATGACACGCAACGCGATCGATGCGATCGCCAAAGGACTTTCCACCCCGATGCCCGCGGGACTGCGGCACGCGGACGACACGCGCCCCGGCTACACGCGCAAAAAGCTCAGAAACGCGTTCGTCTATTTCGATCTGGACGGCAAACGCATCGACGACGAATCGCAGATTGCGCGTATCAATGCGCTCGCGATACCGCCCGCCTATACCGATGTCTGGATCTGCCCCGACCCGCGCGGCCACATCCAGGCAACGGGCCGCGATGCGCGGGGCCGCAAGCAGTACCGCTATCACCCGCAATGGCGCGAAACGCGCGACGCCGACAAGTTCGGCCGCATGGCCGCGTTCGGGCACGCGCTGCCGAAGATCCGCGCGCGAGTCGCACGCGATCTCGCGCGTGACGGCATGCCGCGCGAGAAGGTGATCGCGGCCGTCGTGCATCTGCTCGATACGACGCTGATCCGGATCGGGAGCGTCGAATATGCACGCGACAACCAGTCCTATGGGCTCACCACGCTGCGCAAGAAGCACGTCAAGATTCGCGCGGGCGAAGTGCGCTTCCGTTTTGCGGGAAAAAGCGGCATCGAGCACGACGTGAGCGTCGACGATGCGCGTGTCAAGCGCATCGTGCGAAAGTGCGCGGAGTTGCCGGGCCACGACCTCTTCCAGTACATCGACGACGACGGCGCCCGCCATACGATCGGCTCGGCCGACATCAATGCGTATCTGCGCGATATCAGCAGCGCGGACTTTTCGGCGAAAGACTATCGCACGTGGGCAGGCAGCGTGTATGCGATGGCGGCGCTGCGCCAGCTGGTGTGCGAAAGCGCCGCCGACACGCGCCGTCACGTCGTCGCGACCGTGAAAGAAGTGGCCACGCTATTGCGCAACACACCTGCTGTCTGCAAACGCTGCTATATCCACCCGGAGGTGATCGCGGCCTTTGAAGCAGGCGAATTGCAGAGCCTGCTGCCACAGCGCACAAAGCGTCACATGAAGGTCGACGAAGCGGCATTCGCCGCATTGCTCGCCCAGCTCGAAAAGCGCGCGCGGCTGGCACGCCGCAGCGCGCGCAAGGGCGGCAAGACGTCTGCGTCAGTGGATGTGGAAAGCGCGCGACTCGCAACGCTGCTCACCAGGTCGAGCGCACTGCGCAAGCGGGCAAACGCACGCAGGCGCGCCGACCCTACCGCCTGA
- a CDS encoding PA2169 family four-helix-bundle protein, with protein MATNVIAVLNDLIETSKDGERGFMKAAEDATHASVKDALLESADRCTQGARELQDLVLRLGGKPEGGGSVAGALHRGWLDVKSAMGSRADHAILADCEKGEDAAKKRFHDALEKDLPADVRAVVERLYHGVLQNHDRIRAMRDQYAAMKA; from the coding sequence ATGGCGACGAATGTCATTGCCGTGCTGAATGATCTGATCGAGACGTCGAAGGACGGCGAGCGCGGCTTCATGAAAGCCGCTGAGGACGCGACTCACGCGAGCGTCAAGGACGCGCTGCTCGAGAGCGCGGACCGGTGCACGCAGGGTGCGCGCGAACTGCAGGATCTCGTGTTGAGGCTGGGCGGCAAACCGGAGGGCGGCGGCAGCGTTGCGGGGGCATTGCATCGCGGGTGGCTCGATGTGAAATCGGCCATGGGCAGTCGCGCGGATCACGCAATTCTCGCCGATTGCGAAAAGGGCGAGGACGCTGCCAAAAAGCGCTTTCACGACGCGCTCGAAAAAGATCTGCCGGCAGACGTGCGCGCCGTCGTCGAGCGGTTATATCACGGTGTGCTGCAAAACCATGACCGCATTCGCGCGATGCGCGATCAGTACGCGGCGATGAAAGCCTGA
- a CDS encoding type 1 glutamine amidotransferase domain-containing protein produces the protein MASTLAGCKVAVLALDGFEQAELIEPRRALTEAGATVHVISATAGKIQGFRHVDKADSVDVDTTFDKAAPNDYDAVVLPGGVVNGDAIRLLPQAQAFVKAADQARKPIAVICHGTWLPVSAGLIKGRTVTSWPSLQDDIRNAGGTWVDKEVVEDGNFITSRKPDDLPAFNKTLIAQLLKKRAA, from the coding sequence ATGGCTAGCACGCTAGCGGGATGCAAGGTTGCGGTATTGGCCCTGGACGGATTCGAACAGGCCGAGCTGATCGAACCGCGTCGCGCGCTCACGGAAGCGGGCGCGACCGTGCACGTAATTTCTGCCACGGCGGGGAAGATCCAGGGCTTCAGGCATGTGGACAAAGCCGACAGCGTCGACGTCGATACGACGTTCGACAAGGCCGCGCCGAACGATTACGACGCAGTCGTTCTGCCGGGCGGCGTCGTCAATGGCGATGCGATCCGTCTGTTGCCGCAGGCACAGGCATTCGTCAAGGCGGCCGACCAGGCAAGGAAGCCGATCGCCGTGATCTGCCATGGCACGTGGCTGCCTGTGTCGGCGGGGCTGATCAAGGGCCGCACGGTGACGAGCTGGCCGAGCCTTCAGGACGATATCCGCAACGCGGGCGGCACATGGGTCGACAAGGAAGTGGTCGAGGACGGCAACTTCATCACGAGCCGCAAGCCCGACGATCTTCCCGCGTTCAATAAAACGCTGATCGCGCAACTGTTGAAGAAGAGAGCGGCCTGA
- a CDS encoding TIGR03118 family protein, which produces MKSLFEVFGIAACGAALATLVSCGGGSGSNNMGTPAPSSFTAAAVVSDGAVSAPHTDPNLKNAWGVAFNPKGFVWVADNGTNLATLYDGNGVPQSLVVTIPAGTNGNAAPTGIVFNGTQNFTVTQNGKSGVAAFIFAGEGGTVAAWAPAVGPTNAFTMYDDGAGGAVYKGLALAANNGSNFLYATDFHNNKIDVFDSNFAKVTMPGGFKDSAIPAGFAPFGIQLIGSNLFVTYAMQDADKHDNVSGAGLGMVDIFDTAGNLKQHFATGAPLNAPWGIAQAPGNFGTLSGAILIGNFGDGTINAFDASSGKSMGPLKSSNGSAIVEPGLWGIAFGNNLSNQPSNTLFFAAGPNDEANGVYGRIDLNPASSSGTGSSSGSGTGSSSSGGASVGM; this is translated from the coding sequence ATGAAGTCTCTCTTCGAGGTGTTCGGCATCGCAGCCTGTGGCGCGGCTTTAGCGACGCTCGTTTCATGCGGCGGCGGTTCCGGGTCGAACAACATGGGCACGCCTGCGCCGTCGTCGTTCACGGCGGCGGCTGTGGTTTCCGACGGCGCCGTGTCCGCGCCCCACACCGACCCGAATCTGAAGAACGCCTGGGGCGTTGCGTTCAATCCAAAAGGCTTCGTCTGGGTCGCCGACAACGGCACCAATCTCGCAACGCTCTACGACGGCAACGGCGTGCCGCAATCGCTCGTCGTCACGATACCGGCTGGCACCAACGGCAACGCAGCACCCACGGGCATCGTGTTCAACGGCACGCAGAACTTCACCGTCACCCAGAACGGCAAATCAGGCGTCGCGGCCTTCATCTTCGCTGGCGAAGGCGGCACGGTTGCGGCATGGGCGCCCGCTGTGGGGCCGACCAATGCCTTCACGATGTACGACGACGGCGCAGGCGGCGCCGTGTACAAAGGGCTCGCGCTCGCGGCAAACAACGGCAGCAACTTCCTCTATGCAACCGACTTTCATAACAACAAAATCGACGTGTTCGATTCGAACTTCGCGAAGGTGACGATGCCGGGCGGCTTCAAGGACAGCGCCATTCCCGCCGGTTTCGCGCCGTTCGGCATCCAGTTGATCGGCTCGAACCTGTTCGTCACCTACGCGATGCAGGACGCGGACAAGCATGACAACGTGTCGGGCGCGGGCCTCGGCATGGTCGACATATTCGACACGGCGGGCAATCTCAAGCAGCACTTTGCGACGGGCGCGCCGTTGAACGCGCCGTGGGGCATCGCGCAGGCGCCAGGCAACTTCGGCACGCTTAGCGGCGCGATTCTGATCGGAAATTTCGGCGACGGCACGATCAACGCGTTCGATGCGTCGAGCGGCAAGTCGATGGGGCCGTTGAAGTCGTCGAATGGCAGCGCGATCGTCGAGCCCGGCTTGTGGGGCATCGCATTCGGCAACAACCTGAGCAACCAGCCTTCGAATACGCTGTTCTTCGCAGCGGGGCCGAATGACGAAGCAAACGGCGTCTACGGAAGAATCGATCTGAATCCGGCTTCCAGTTCGGGCACGGGCAGCAGTTCCGGCTCCGGCACGGGATCGAGCTCGAGCGGCGGTGCGAGCGTCGGCATGTAG
- a CDS encoding RNA polymerase factor sigma-54, translating into MPPTIELRAKQTFALTPRLQQSVRLLQLSSLEFQQELRNALDTNPFLEYDPSVSEDLSAGKTADGNGADGEALPVTERDSALESASAEPATESVASSSSDDGGDYSGGDYSGDTYGRGASRYNGDSDAADPTEWARVQPTLHEQLHDALRLYRLEDRDREVARLIIEALDDDGYLRQDLADLTDVFDIEPALTEEELLVALRLVQTLDRPGLAARSLSECLALQIDALPADTPGRDVAKQVVEHHLDRLARREHAELQKQIGCDAEELRVACALVRKLDPKPGNSYGRADDNYIVPDVIVRSVRNKWVVTVNPAVLPRARIHRMYAELFAQSAGTSRSPLAQQLQEARWLIRNAQQRFETIQRVAECIVAHQKPFFQYGEIALKPLVLRDVAEELGLHESTISRATGNKYMATPRGIFEFKHFFPRELGTESGGTCSAAAVRALLKEMIAAENTRDPLSDVALAKMLADQGVLVARRTVAKYRHLMKVPPAELRRQV; encoded by the coding sequence ATGCCGCCTACAATCGAACTACGCGCGAAGCAAACTTTCGCGCTCACGCCGCGCCTGCAGCAGTCCGTGCGTCTGCTTCAACTGTCGTCGCTGGAATTTCAGCAGGAACTGCGCAACGCGCTCGACACCAATCCTTTCCTCGAATACGACCCGTCTGTTTCGGAAGACCTGTCAGCAGGCAAGACGGCCGATGGCAACGGAGCCGACGGCGAAGCGCTGCCTGTCACGGAGCGCGACAGCGCGCTCGAAAGCGCGTCGGCGGAGCCGGCCACGGAAAGCGTTGCATCATCGTCGTCGGATGACGGCGGCGACTATTCAGGCGGCGATTATTCGGGCGACACCTACGGCCGCGGCGCGTCGCGCTACAACGGCGACTCCGATGCCGCCGACCCGACCGAATGGGCGCGCGTGCAACCGACGCTGCACGAGCAGCTGCACGATGCGCTGCGTCTCTACCGTCTCGAAGACCGCGACCGCGAAGTGGCGCGTCTCATCATCGAAGCACTCGACGACGACGGCTATCTGCGCCAGGACCTCGCCGATCTCACGGACGTGTTCGACATCGAACCCGCGTTGACGGAGGAGGAGTTGCTGGTCGCGCTGAGGCTCGTGCAGACGCTGGACCGTCCGGGGCTCGCGGCGCGGTCCTTGTCGGAGTGTCTGGCGCTGCAGATCGATGCGCTACCCGCCGATACGCCGGGCCGCGACGTGGCGAAGCAGGTAGTCGAGCATCATCTCGACCGTCTTGCGCGGCGCGAGCACGCCGAATTGCAGAAGCAGATCGGCTGCGATGCCGAGGAATTGCGCGTGGCGTGCGCACTCGTGCGCAAGCTGGACCCGAAGCCGGGTAATTCGTATGGCCGCGCCGATGACAATTACATCGTGCCGGATGTGATCGTGCGCAGCGTGCGCAACAAGTGGGTGGTGACCGTCAATCCCGCCGTGCTGCCGCGCGCGCGCATACACCGCATGTACGCGGAACTGTTCGCGCAGTCGGCGGGCACGAGCCGCTCGCCGCTCGCGCAGCAATTGCAGGAAGCGCGCTGGCTGATTCGCAACGCTCAACAGCGCTTCGAAACGATTCAGCGGGTCGCCGAGTGCATCGTCGCGCATCAGAAGCCATTCTTCCAGTACGGCGAGATCGCGTTGAAGCCGCTTGTATTGCGCGACGTGGCCGAGGAGCTCGGCCTGCACGAATCGACGATTTCGCGCGCGACGGGCAACAAGTACATGGCGACGCCGCGCGGCATCTTCGAGTTCAAGCATTTCTTCCCGCGCGAACTAGGTACGGAAAGCGGCGGCACCTGTTCGGCAGCGGCCGTGCGTGCGCTGCTCAAGGAAATGATCGCTGCGGAAAACACGCGCGATCCACTGTCCGATGTTGCGCTCGCGAAAATGCTCGCCGATCAGGGCGTGCTTGTCGCGCGACGTACGGTGGCGAAGTATCGCCATCTGATGAAGGTGCCGCCTGCGGAGTTACGCCGACAGGTTTGA
- a CDS encoding DUF1488 family protein gives MNGIVKVFMPRAAYEDSLMHITFPDDAPVFDGSSLTVRFNACVDGEPVACAISAEALEDHFGADSPLEDALIGAYERGRARIRSVCAEALDQNGGDSVILHSGLFRVEGMESDRRLKT, from the coding sequence ATGAACGGGATCGTCAAGGTGTTCATGCCGCGTGCGGCGTACGAGGACTCTCTCATGCACATCACATTCCCCGATGATGCCCCCGTGTTCGATGGGTCGAGCCTGACCGTGCGCTTCAACGCATGCGTCGATGGCGAGCCGGTCGCCTGCGCGATTTCGGCGGAGGCGCTCGAAGATCATTTCGGCGCGGACTCGCCGCTCGAAGATGCGCTGATCGGCGCGTACGAGCGCGGCCGCGCGCGTATCCGTTCCGTGTGCGCGGAAGCCCTCGATCAGAATGGCGGCGATAGCGTCATTCTGCACAGCGGCCTGTTCCGCGTCGAAGGGATGGAGTCGGACCGCCGGCTGAAGACATAA